In the Brassica napus cultivar Da-Ae chromosome A7, Da-Ae, whole genome shotgun sequence genome, one interval contains:
- the LOC106356420 gene encoding protein MIZU-KUSSEI 1-like: MRTMVDLGKHHHHMQLITTPTTVDCARELRHRRTLRSLIECILPYCCTYQQPSPSYQNDTVSVSSSSSSSSSSDHSSSSSSSSSSSRSNSIISGTFFGHRRGRVSFCLQDTAVGSPPLLLLELAVPTATLAKEMDQAGVLRIALECDRRQSSNSGPSSIFDVPVWSMYCNGRKMGSAVRRKVTENDAVFLRMMQSVSVGAGVVPVDKEEQTLYLRARFERVTGSSDSESFHMMNPGGGYGQDLSIFLLRS, translated from the coding sequence ATGAGAACGATGGTCGATTTAGGAAAGCATCATCATCACATGCAACTCATAACCACTCCAACCACCGTGGACTGCGCTCGTGAATTACGTCACCGACGAACTCTCCGCTCACTCATCGAATGCATACTCCCATACTGTTGCACTTACCAACAACCTTCCCCTTCGTACCAAAACGACACTGTTTcggtctcttcctcttcttcctcctcttcctcctcagaccactcctcctcctcctcttcttcatcctcttcttCCCGTAGTAACAGCATCATAAGTGGAACTTTCTTCGGGCACCGTCGTGGAAGAGTCAGTTTCTGCCTTCAAGACACCGCCGTGGGATCTCCTCCGCTTCTCCTCCTCGAACTAGCTGTTCCCACGGCGACGTTAGCCAAGGAGATGGATCAAGCAGGTGTTCTACGCATAGCCCTCGAGTGTGACCGTCGTCAAAGCAGCAACAGTGGCCCTTCGTCGATCTTTGATGTTCCGGTGTGGTCGATGTATTGCAACGGAAGGAAAATGGGGTCTGCTGTGAGGAGGAAGGTGACGGAGAACGACGCTGTTTTCTTGAGGATGATGCAGTCTGTTTCAGTCGGAGCTGGAGTTGTGCCGGTGGATAAAGAGGAGCAGACGCTGTACTTGAGAGCGAGGTTCGAACGAGTCACTGGGTCGAGTGACTCGGAATCGTTTCATATGATGAATCCTGGAGGTGGTTATGGACAGGACCTTAGTATATTTCTTTTGAGATCGTGA
- the LOC106356421 gene encoding uncharacterized protein LOC106356421 → MGICVSFNQRESTSPPTVKIVTVNGDLREYNAPVLASQVLEAESAAAPLSSSSSRPSSYFICDSDSLCYDDFIPAIESEQPLQAEQIYFVLPISKRQSRLTASDMAALAVKASVAMQNSVGKESRRRKKGRISPMMMFTQPNDSVAVVNGKTSESTVRNKTVPLKVSSGYNRSGLVRSLRRYTSTRAKWAVRSFRLKLSTIHEGAVV, encoded by the coding sequence ATGGGAATCTGTGTGTCCTTCAACCAGAGAGAGTCCACTTCTCCACCGACGGTGAAGATCGTGACGGTTAACGGCGATCTCCGAGAATACAACGCTCCGGTGCTAGCATCTCAGGTCCTGGAAGCCGAATCAGCAGCTgctcctttatcttcttcttcctctagaCCTTCCTCTTACTTCATCTGCGACTCAGATTCTCTCTGCTACGACGACTTCATTCCGGCGATTGAATCGGAGCAACCGCTTCAGGCCGAGCAGATCTACTTCGTCCTCCCCATCTCTAAGCGTCAGAGCCGTCTAACGGCCTCGGATATGGCGGCTCTCGCCGTGAAAGCAAGCGTCGCGATGCAGAACTCTGTGGGGAAAGAATCTCGCCGGCGTAAGAAGGGGAGAATCTCGCCGATGATGATGTTTACTCAGCCTAACGATTCCGTCGCCGTTGTTAACGGAAAAACAAGTGAATCGACGGTTAGGAATAAAACGGTTCCGTTAAAGGTATCGAGCGGTTATAACCGGTCTGGTTTGGTTCGTAGTTTGAGAAGATATACTTCTACGCGAGCAAAGTGGGCGGTTCGATCTTTTAGGTTGAAACTTTCAACCATACACGAAGGCGCCGTCGTTTAG
- the LOC106358206 gene encoding protein RGF1 INDUCIBLE TRANSCRIPTION FACTOR 1-like isoform X1 — MGPMIRIEEEEDYMSPPWLMPMLRGSYFVPCSIHADSNKNECNLFCLDCAGTAFCSYCMVKHKDHRVVQIRRSSYHNVVRVNEIQKYIDITCVQTYIINSAKIVFLNERPQPRIGKGVTNTCEICCRSLLDSFRFCSLGCKLGGMKRGDQSLTFSVRGKHGREYQGGGSESDEATTPTKMRKTNAFNRLMSGLSISTVRFDDYGLGSDYRCLSSGEEGGLSFSPGTPPIYNHRNSSRRKGIPHRAPF, encoded by the exons ATG GGCCCGATGATAAGAatagaggaggaagaagattaCATGAGTCCACCGTGGCTAATGCCAATGCTACGAGGCAGCTACTTCGTCCCATGTTCAATCCACGCCGATTCAAACAAAAACGAGTGCAACTTGTTCTGTCTCGATTGTGCTGGAACTGCTTTTTGCTCGTACTGTATGGTCAAACATAAAGACCATCGTGTTGTTCAG ATAAGGAGATCTTCTTACCACAACGTGGTGAGAGTGAATGAGATACAGAAGTATATAGACATCACTTGCGTTCAGACATACATCATCAACAGCGCAAAGATCGTGTTCCTCAACGAAAGACCTCAGCCAAGAATCGGAAAAGGTGTTACAAACACTTGTGAAATCTGCTGTAGAAGCCTCCTTGATTCTTTCCGCTTCTGCTCTCTCGGTTGCAAG CTTGGTGGAATGAAGAGAGGAGATCAAAGTCTAACTTTCTCAGTGAGAGGGAAGCACGGGAGAGAGTACCAAGGCGGCGGGTCGGAGTCGGACGAGGCTACCACACCGACTAAGATGCGCAAGACGAATGCTTTCAACCGTCTGATGAGTGGTCTCTCTATCTCCACCGTTAGATTTGACGACTATGGTCTAGGTAGCGATTACCGGTGTTTAAGCTCTGGCGAAGAAGGTGGTTTAAGTTTCTCTCCGGGAACACCTCCGATCTATAATCACCGGAACTCAAGCAGACGAAAAGGCATCCCACACCGTGCCCCgttctaa
- the LOC106358206 gene encoding protein RGF1 INDUCIBLE TRANSCRIPTION FACTOR 1-like isoform X2, giving the protein MIRIEEEEDYMSPPWLMPMLRGSYFVPCSIHADSNKNECNLFCLDCAGTAFCSYCMVKHKDHRVVQIRRSSYHNVVRVNEIQKYIDITCVQTYIINSAKIVFLNERPQPRIGKGVTNTCEICCRSLLDSFRFCSLGCKLGGMKRGDQSLTFSVRGKHGREYQGGGSESDEATTPTKMRKTNAFNRLMSGLSISTVRFDDYGLGSDYRCLSSGEEGGLSFSPGTPPIYNHRNSSRRKGIPHRAPF; this is encoded by the exons ATGATAAGAatagaggaggaagaagattaCATGAGTCCACCGTGGCTAATGCCAATGCTACGAGGCAGCTACTTCGTCCCATGTTCAATCCACGCCGATTCAAACAAAAACGAGTGCAACTTGTTCTGTCTCGATTGTGCTGGAACTGCTTTTTGCTCGTACTGTATGGTCAAACATAAAGACCATCGTGTTGTTCAG ATAAGGAGATCTTCTTACCACAACGTGGTGAGAGTGAATGAGATACAGAAGTATATAGACATCACTTGCGTTCAGACATACATCATCAACAGCGCAAAGATCGTGTTCCTCAACGAAAGACCTCAGCCAAGAATCGGAAAAGGTGTTACAAACACTTGTGAAATCTGCTGTAGAAGCCTCCTTGATTCTTTCCGCTTCTGCTCTCTCGGTTGCAAG CTTGGTGGAATGAAGAGAGGAGATCAAAGTCTAACTTTCTCAGTGAGAGGGAAGCACGGGAGAGAGTACCAAGGCGGCGGGTCGGAGTCGGACGAGGCTACCACACCGACTAAGATGCGCAAGACGAATGCTTTCAACCGTCTGATGAGTGGTCTCTCTATCTCCACCGTTAGATTTGACGACTATGGTCTAGGTAGCGATTACCGGTGTTTAAGCTCTGGCGAAGAAGGTGGTTTAAGTTTCTCTCCGGGAACACCTCCGATCTATAATCACCGGAACTCAAGCAGACGAAAAGGCATCCCACACCGTGCCCCgttctaa